In Stieleria varia, one genomic interval encodes:
- a CDS encoding monovalent cation/H+ antiporter complex subunit F, which yields MKIFFLVIMIAITLLMAVYLYRVVRGPTVFDRVLGLNGMSTKAIILMVVIGTYYGRVDMFVDISTGYALLNLVGSLAIAKYLEKKREAL from the coding sequence ATGAAGATCTTTTTCTTGGTCATCATGATCGCGATCACCTTGTTGATGGCGGTCTACCTGTACCGTGTCGTCCGAGGGCCGACCGTCTTTGACCGCGTTCTGGGGCTGAACGGGATGTCCACCAAAGCGATCATATTGATGGTTGTGATTGGAACGTATTACGGGCGAGTTGACATGTTTGTTGACATCTCAACCGGCTACGCGTTACTGAACCTCGTCGGGTCATTGGCGATTGCCAAGTACCTGGAGAAAAAGAGGGAGGCGTTATGA
- a CDS encoding DUF2309 domain-containing protein: MQLASKDKDRLRVLIEDASKTVAQSWPLKTFAYRNPLRGLEHLPFDEAIRQGKESFGGSGYLPNDDYRQLHRDGEITDTALDSALDSALKSIAESVDSDSVAIGQRCVSFWDVLRLHLLFGLDSLDPSLLDWTLQAGGALERFRHDVPAELRVHERDRAPVVGELWKQVLAAVRKPHDLGRNASETTFDSGERDCRDSTADLTHADMISLPNGRTLGDWVNALTGVSIVDQINDQMIKWCAAFLDEGMASWKMPDRTAGFYDAWRFLAAGDWSGRFVGIKRLGRKIRELPPTPEEAVESSLQRLCIPESQWIDYLSRHLAQLPGWTGFIRWRGENPGYPFQHTNPIDPGQYLAVRLFYEVELVEAACRREWGIDGTLPALLGYWEKHRDEYTQRMSGETQITDADTQAACRDGWRLFHLAQFLGLTSQDVQSLSTRDVQTLLGWLDAFPSEDHGVVWLTALEISFRDRLIAKLSASETREAVTETSTLAQFVFCIDVRSEPMRRCIETQKKYETFGFAGFFGIPMSHQAFDDNEHAALCPVILSPKFAVNEVARDGEQDALDVYATSSRWSRLGESLFYDLKRNAISSVVLIDVAGVFFSAMLGGKTFFQRKFDAVLSRVSDWFGQRIATQIPVERCSVNEPDESDETDSLQHGFTVAEQATFVENAMRAIGLTKDFGRFVVICGHGSTSDNNPYFAAYNCGACGGGHGDANARVFTRMANSPEVRDIVRENGVYIPQETWFLAAKHNTVTDSITFYDTQDVPASHDDDFQQLVADMQRASELQAQSRGQTLPQTPANLSPQAAHEHMMARSVDWANVRPEWGLSGNAAFVLGRRALTDRADLEGRVFLQSYDWATDPQGAILEALMTAPLVVAQWISMEYYFSAVDPNHYGSGSKVTHNVVSGVGVMHGAHGDLQAGLPLQSVNDGRVHYHKPVRLLAIIEAPTNRIETAIGHHVLLQDLLHNQWIHLVAVDPETGTFQRYVPDATWEPLT, encoded by the coding sequence GTGCAACTTGCGTCCAAGGACAAAGATCGACTGCGAGTTCTGATCGAGGATGCATCCAAGACCGTCGCTCAGTCATGGCCGTTGAAGACGTTTGCCTATCGAAATCCGCTACGTGGATTGGAGCACTTGCCGTTTGACGAGGCGATTCGTCAAGGTAAAGAATCATTTGGTGGGAGTGGCTACCTGCCCAATGACGACTACCGACAGTTGCATCGTGACGGAGAAATCACGGACACGGCGCTGGATTCAGCACTTGACTCTGCCTTGAAGTCGATCGCGGAGAGTGTCGACTCGGATTCAGTAGCGATCGGCCAACGGTGTGTTTCCTTCTGGGATGTCTTGCGATTGCATCTTTTGTTCGGGTTGGACTCTTTGGATCCGTCCCTATTGGATTGGACGCTACAGGCTGGCGGCGCGCTGGAGAGGTTTCGTCACGATGTGCCCGCAGAATTGCGAGTGCACGAAAGGGATCGCGCACCGGTCGTGGGAGAGCTTTGGAAGCAGGTTCTGGCGGCCGTGCGAAAACCACACGACCTTGGGCGCAACGCATCGGAAACAACATTCGATTCGGGCGAGCGAGATTGTCGAGACTCCACGGCCGATCTAACTCACGCCGACATGATATCGCTGCCCAACGGTCGAACGCTGGGAGATTGGGTGAACGCACTGACTGGCGTTTCCATCGTTGATCAGATCAACGACCAGATGATCAAATGGTGTGCGGCGTTTCTCGATGAGGGCATGGCGAGCTGGAAGATGCCCGACAGAACGGCCGGTTTCTATGACGCTTGGCGATTTCTTGCCGCCGGTGATTGGTCCGGTCGATTTGTTGGGATCAAGAGACTGGGGCGAAAGATTCGTGAGTTGCCACCGACGCCAGAGGAAGCCGTCGAATCGAGTCTTCAGCGACTCTGTATTCCTGAATCGCAATGGATCGACTATCTGTCTCGGCATCTTGCCCAGTTGCCTGGTTGGACGGGTTTCATCCGTTGGCGTGGAGAGAACCCCGGCTATCCTTTTCAACACACCAATCCGATTGACCCCGGCCAGTATCTCGCGGTTCGCTTGTTCTACGAAGTCGAATTGGTCGAAGCGGCCTGTCGCCGAGAGTGGGGCATCGACGGGACGTTGCCTGCATTGCTTGGGTACTGGGAAAAACATCGCGATGAATACACCCAACGAATGTCGGGCGAAACGCAAATCACTGATGCCGATACACAGGCCGCGTGTCGAGACGGTTGGCGGCTGTTTCATCTCGCTCAGTTCCTCGGCTTAACCTCTCAAGACGTTCAGTCGCTATCCACAAGGGATGTGCAAACATTGTTGGGGTGGCTGGATGCGTTTCCGAGTGAGGATCACGGCGTGGTATGGTTGACGGCTCTGGAAATCAGCTTTCGTGACCGCTTGATCGCAAAGTTGTCCGCGTCAGAAACAAGAGAAGCTGTAACTGAGACGTCAACGCTGGCTCAGTTCGTATTCTGTATCGACGTTCGCTCCGAACCGATGCGCCGCTGTATCGAGACCCAGAAGAAATACGAAACCTTTGGGTTTGCCGGGTTCTTTGGGATCCCAATGAGCCACCAAGCGTTCGATGACAATGAGCACGCGGCGCTATGCCCGGTCATCCTGTCTCCCAAGTTCGCAGTCAATGAAGTCGCTCGCGATGGAGAACAGGACGCATTGGATGTTTACGCCACCTCATCTCGTTGGAGTCGACTTGGCGAAAGCCTGTTCTATGATTTGAAACGCAACGCGATCAGCTCTGTCGTCTTGATCGATGTCGCAGGAGTTTTCTTCTCGGCAATGCTGGGGGGAAAAACATTCTTTCAACGCAAGTTTGATGCCGTCCTGTCACGGGTGAGCGATTGGTTTGGTCAGCGTATCGCGACGCAGATTCCTGTGGAGCGGTGTTCGGTCAATGAACCCGACGAATCCGACGAGACGGATTCTTTACAGCATGGATTCACTGTCGCAGAACAAGCAACCTTTGTCGAAAACGCGATGAGAGCGATCGGGCTGACGAAAGACTTTGGTCGTTTCGTCGTGATTTGTGGACACGGCAGCACGTCAGACAACAACCCCTATTTTGCCGCCTACAACTGTGGGGCCTGTGGCGGTGGACATGGCGACGCCAATGCGAGAGTCTTTACGCGGATGGCCAACTCGCCCGAGGTTCGTGACATCGTGCGAGAGAACGGCGTGTATATTCCGCAGGAAACTTGGTTTCTGGCGGCAAAACACAATACGGTCACGGACTCCATCACGTTCTACGACACTCAAGACGTTCCCGCGAGCCACGACGACGACTTTCAGCAGTTGGTCGCAGACATGCAGCGAGCCAGCGAGCTGCAAGCTCAGTCTCGCGGCCAAACCTTGCCTCAAACTCCAGCAAATCTTTCGCCGCAGGCGGCACATGAGCACATGATGGCCCGCAGCGTCGACTGGGCAAACGTGCGACCGGAATGGGGGTTGTCGGGCAACGCAGCATTCGTGCTTGGCCGACGAGCGCTCACGGATCGCGCCGATCTGGAAGGCCGGGTTTTTCTGCAGTCGTACGACTGGGCGACGGATCCGCAAGGAGCGATTCTGGAGGCGTTGATGACCGCGCCGTTGGTGGTCGCTCAGTGGATCAGCATGGAGTACTACTTTTCCGCAGTCGATCCGAATCACTACGGCAGCGGCAGCAAGGTCACGCACAACGTGGTCTCCGGCGTCGGCGTGATGCACGGCGCCCACGGTGATCTACAAGCAGGGCTTCCGTTGCAGAGCGTCAATGATGGGAGGGTACACTACCACAAGCCGGTGCGTTTGCTCGCTATCATCGAAGCCCCCACGAATCGTATCGAAACCGCCATTGGACATCATGTGCTGCTGCAAGACTTGCTTCACAACCAGTGGATCCATCTTGTCGCGGTTGATCCGGAAACCGGAACATTTCAACGGTATGTTCCCGATGCCACTTGGGAGCCGTTGACATGA
- a CDS encoding DUF3375 domain-containing protein codes for MTLDAISTFLDSSPTIRLLKSDLAAYVIFFLRQSFKANNEESALSFSHDDLVHRLRNYQEELHEEERPVLLGSPDRYLREWSDAGWLRRFLPADSSGAHYQLTRYSEDAIRFVDNALSRDSRLVGTESRLRLVIDTLADLVRGASSDPDRRLQDLLSQRERIDAEIESVRGGGKVETYHPAQIRERFHTAVDLLKTLQGDFRAVEDRFETIGRQVQRDAMADDRRRGEILASALDAEDLIKQQDEGVSFNAFVNFLFAPHAQSKLRETIAEVTRIDAISSERAAIEHVRAMVPSLLAEADNVLRQTGRLSQTLRRLLDDQSAGHRKRTAEVLRDIRTLALRLKNQIDADKQPLPNDIGIEVETVIGVASPLTRPFWTPPQTFDLTPETQTIDLAIIQREARKLASLQRLEWDRMRDTIAKATAESPSIGLPDLIKLRPLRVGVIELVGWIQIAHEDGHRIDRDAVEEIEVHTLNASTGGPALLRVRVPIVTFHRTREEASVPVRTRRPR; via the coding sequence ATGACTCTCGATGCCATCTCGACGTTTTTGGATTCTTCGCCAACGATTCGACTTCTGAAATCGGATCTCGCCGCTTATGTGATCTTCTTCCTGCGTCAATCTTTTAAGGCAAACAACGAGGAATCCGCCCTCTCCTTTTCACACGATGATCTGGTCCATCGTCTGCGAAATTACCAGGAAGAACTGCATGAGGAAGAGCGGCCGGTTTTGTTGGGTTCCCCCGACCGCTACCTCCGTGAGTGGTCGGATGCGGGCTGGCTACGTCGTTTTCTGCCAGCGGATTCATCTGGGGCACACTATCAACTGACCCGATACAGCGAAGATGCGATTCGTTTTGTCGACAACGCACTGTCTCGCGATAGCCGCTTGGTCGGTACAGAAAGTCGATTGCGGTTGGTGATCGATACTCTGGCCGATTTGGTCCGTGGAGCTTCGTCGGACCCGGATCGACGCTTGCAGGACTTGCTGTCTCAGCGCGAGCGGATCGACGCAGAGATCGAATCGGTCCGCGGTGGAGGCAAAGTGGAGACCTATCATCCGGCTCAGATTCGCGAACGCTTTCACACCGCGGTGGATCTGCTGAAAACACTACAGGGGGATTTTCGCGCTGTCGAAGATCGGTTTGAGACAATTGGTCGGCAAGTGCAACGAGACGCGATGGCCGACGATCGTCGGCGGGGAGAAATCTTGGCATCCGCTCTCGATGCGGAAGACTTGATCAAACAACAGGACGAAGGAGTCAGTTTCAACGCGTTTGTCAATTTCTTGTTCGCTCCACACGCACAATCCAAACTACGAGAAACGATCGCGGAAGTCACCCGGATCGACGCGATCTCCAGCGAGCGTGCGGCGATCGAGCATGTGCGTGCGATGGTGCCTTCACTGTTGGCCGAAGCCGACAATGTGCTGCGTCAAACAGGTCGACTCTCGCAAACGCTGCGTCGTTTGCTGGACGACCAATCGGCGGGGCATCGAAAACGAACGGCAGAAGTCTTGCGAGACATTCGCACCCTGGCCTTGCGGCTAAAGAATCAGATCGACGCCGACAAACAACCACTACCAAACGATATCGGTATCGAAGTCGAAACGGTGATCGGTGTCGCGTCTCCCTTGACTCGACCATTTTGGACACCGCCGCAAACATTCGATTTGACCCCGGAAACACAGACCATTGACTTGGCAATCATCCAGCGTGAAGCACGGAAACTGGCGAGTTTGCAACGTCTGGAATGGGATCGGATGCGGGACACGATTGCCAAAGCGACTGCTGAGAGTCCATCCATTGGGTTGCCTGATCTCATCAAGCTGCGTCCATTGAGGGTCGGAGTCATCGAACTGGTGGGATGGATTCAGATCGCACACGAGGACGGCCACCGAATCGATCGCGATGCAGTGGAGGAGATCGAAGTCCACACATTGAACGCGTCAACAGGAGGGCCAGCTTTGCTGCGTGTTCGTGTGCCCATCGTGACGTTTCATCGCACCCGCGAAGAAGCGAGCGTACCAGTCCGCACCCGGAGGCCACGATGA
- a CDS encoding Na+/H+ antiporter subunit E — protein MSARFYRNLFYKTLFFFIVWLVLSESFDWFHMGLGVISAFGVAWLNTEREQTRSLIPPMSIIWYVPWLVVQVVKSGVHLSKLILSPSLPISPKIIRYRTELRKDAGIVLLANSITLTPGTITLEVNGQELVVHAIDSASASDLMDQQIEQRIAGMVRNVEKGP, from the coding sequence ATGAGTGCTCGCTTCTACAGAAACCTTTTTTACAAGACGCTGTTCTTTTTCATTGTCTGGTTGGTCTTGTCCGAGAGTTTTGATTGGTTTCATATGGGTTTGGGAGTCATTTCGGCATTTGGCGTTGCCTGGCTAAACACAGAGCGTGAACAAACCCGATCGCTCATCCCGCCGATGAGCATCATTTGGTATGTCCCTTGGCTGGTGGTCCAAGTGGTCAAAAGCGGCGTGCATCTTTCGAAGTTGATCCTGAGCCCTTCACTACCGATTTCGCCGAAGATCATTCGGTATCGAACCGAACTGCGGAAGGACGCTGGGATCGTTCTCTTGGCCAATTCCATCACGTTGACACCCGGAACGATTACCCTCGAAGTGAACGGACAGGAATTGGTTGTTCATGCCATTGATTCGGCGTCGGCAAGCGATTTGATGGATCAGCAGATCGAGCAACGGATAGCCGGCATGGTCCGAAACGTGGAGAAAGGGCCATGA
- a CDS encoding sulfatase-like hydrolase/transferase, translating into MRYPASSLIVFLLVFAIVPQSETHAQLADPQLATPQLADDTRPNVLLLFADDLGYETLGCYGGQDFRTPNLDRLASQGMRFNRAYTSPVCTPSRMSLYTGTYVSRHGYYNVLPVHLGTKKAVDFRNRCTTYPQLLRKAGYLTSVTGKWQLATLEFHPEHCRDAGFDSWCVWQIWRQGAKTTRYWNPCFNHDGRVRDDIAKRFGPDVLAEYVIEQMRTAVQSKQPFYIHHNMLLPHWPIIDTPDDRASGKQASLGGMIQYMDQLCGRILDEVDRLGIAENTVVIFMGDNGTDLKTPRTTNDGTVKGGKTDFNDAGTHIPMIVRQPGKIASGVVVDDLIDIVDWFPTLCELTGVEIPTGVPCDGVSFAGRLLGGQPTTRPWVVGGYRDDISLFDGQWRLNARSGRVIDARGLPAETIIETIPETEMGRINVLRDAASTLLKLQRAEAN; encoded by the coding sequence ATGCGTTATCCGGCGTCAAGCCTCATCGTTTTCTTGTTGGTTTTTGCCATTGTCCCTCAAAGCGAGACGCATGCTCAACTGGCCGACCCTCAACTGGCAACCCCTCAACTGGCCGACGACACACGGCCAAATGTTTTGTTGCTATTTGCGGACGACCTTGGATACGAGACGCTCGGTTGCTACGGCGGCCAGGATTTTCGTACACCGAATCTTGATCGCCTCGCCTCCCAGGGCATGCGTTTCAACCGAGCCTACACCAGTCCTGTTTGCACACCCTCACGCATGAGTCTGTATACTGGGACCTATGTTTCACGACACGGCTACTACAACGTCTTGCCTGTTCACCTTGGAACCAAGAAAGCCGTTGATTTCCGCAATCGCTGCACCACGTATCCTCAATTACTCCGCAAGGCCGGCTACCTAACATCGGTCACGGGCAAATGGCAGCTTGCTACGCTGGAGTTTCACCCAGAGCATTGCCGCGATGCCGGATTCGACTCGTGGTGCGTATGGCAGATCTGGCGGCAAGGAGCCAAAACCACGCGATACTGGAATCCGTGCTTCAATCACGACGGGCGTGTTCGTGACGATATCGCAAAACGTTTTGGACCTGACGTGTTGGCGGAATACGTAATCGAGCAGATGCGAACCGCTGTGCAATCCAAGCAGCCGTTCTACATTCACCACAACATGCTATTGCCGCACTGGCCGATCATCGATACTCCCGATGATCGTGCCAGTGGCAAGCAGGCGTCGTTGGGCGGAATGATCCAGTACATGGATCAGTTGTGCGGTCGAATTCTCGACGAAGTCGACCGGTTGGGTATTGCCGAAAACACCGTGGTCATCTTCATGGGTGATAACGGCACGGATTTGAAAACGCCGCGAACCACGAACGATGGAACGGTCAAAGGCGGCAAGACGGATTTCAATGATGCCGGCACGCACATTCCGATGATTGTGCGACAGCCTGGCAAGATCGCTTCGGGCGTCGTCGTCGACGACTTGATCGACATCGTCGATTGGTTTCCCACCCTTTGCGAACTCACGGGCGTTGAGATTCCCACAGGCGTTCCCTGTGACGGTGTCTCCTTCGCGGGGCGCTTGCTGGGTGGCCAGCCAACGACTCGACCCTGGGTGGTCGGTGGTTATCGCGATGACATTAGTTTGTTTGACGGACAGTGGCGACTGAACGCGAGATCCGGGCGTGTCATCGATGCACGCGGGCTACCGGCAGAGACCATCATCGAGACGATTCCAGAGACAGAGATGGGCCGAATCAATGTGCTTCGTGACGCAGCGTCGACACTCTTGAAGCTCCAGAGAGCTGAAGCAAACTGA
- a CDS encoding DUF4194 domain-containing protein, producing MMDDAQDKSLSPDSLPPPVPWAPAAVRLLQGIVYHDDAGDTWEQILSGATPLGDYFARIGLMLIVNEEDGMAYLRQIEPEVLPPDYPSIPKLFRSVRLTFEASLLCVLLRDELRRFEEEIHRDDRCVVEQSSLLELWQSLVPGESDAIRANRNLSGQLRKLEELKFVRQFEKEPASWEVRRILKARLPLADLERLRSDLELELQRRLTGDSAVTATDSWETSDE from the coding sequence ATGATGGACGACGCGCAAGACAAATCCCTCTCGCCCGATTCTCTGCCACCGCCAGTTCCTTGGGCACCGGCCGCCGTTCGATTGCTGCAGGGCATCGTGTATCATGACGACGCCGGCGACACCTGGGAGCAAATCCTCTCGGGCGCTACACCTCTGGGCGACTACTTTGCAAGGATCGGGTTGATGCTGATCGTCAACGAAGAAGACGGAATGGCTTACTTACGTCAAATCGAGCCGGAAGTATTGCCGCCCGATTACCCATCGATCCCAAAACTGTTTCGTAGCGTTCGATTGACTTTCGAGGCGTCGCTGTTATGCGTGCTTTTGAGAGACGAATTGCGTCGATTCGAAGAAGAAATCCATCGTGACGACCGCTGTGTGGTCGAACAATCATCGCTGCTAGAACTTTGGCAGTCTCTCGTGCCCGGCGAATCCGACGCGATCCGCGCAAATCGGAACTTGAGCGGTCAATTGCGAAAACTGGAGGAGCTGAAATTTGTTCGTCAGTTCGAAAAAGAGCCAGCAAGTTGGGAGGTGCGTCGCATCCTGAAAGCCAGACTGCCGCTGGCTGATCTGGAGCGTCTTCGCTCGGACCTTGAGTTGGAACTACAGCGACGTTTGACAGGCGATTCAGCGGTCACGGCAACAGACTCGTGGGAGACATCAGATGAGTGA
- a CDS encoding ATP-binding protein → MSESVSRSQTMPLFAGEQKPDEDAQRQPGFRLSTFEVFNWGTFDGKVHCFHPRGTTSLLVGENGAGKSTLVDAMLTLLVRPGIRNYNVAAGATKKERDERTYIRGAYDRTAGRDEKPQIQYLREGSGFYTALLATFSSANSGKQFTLCQVMYLTASGDRKIFYGFDTRARSIAEDLGGLKSGGDIKSAMAERGFQVTESYKQYHNWFQRQVKFRPKAMDIFNQTVAVKDVQRLDQFIRDHMLEKKPWNDKVSSLLQHFAELSEAHRALMQVRQQSELLVPVMKWGKRYRKANEQLQEARDQHDSVSLYFDQAIADLLRPLCQQWQLRIDHLDQEITVLDASLKTKRSDAARLEHEIAHSGGARLQRLPDLIAAEERQAESKRDKRLLFEAKLKQAGIAISISSSQQLEKAHARISETREELRRKRTEAVERLGKKEYELGRLRERLDEDNAELESLRRRKGNLPDAFIEVRRALCQAFKLSPSDLPFAAELIAVDPEHSRWEASIEQVLHSYARTLLVPDDLYAKVSGYVDAKRLTDSRGRGARLTYDRVAPTSESTARSTSAVSAELSLPDMLSYRDDHPLAAYLRGEIRHRFDHLACETVSDFQMASRRAMTLHRHVKQNHRQHAKDDRNQENDRRSFVLGWDNRAKREALEQSIRDQQAVVATCQSEIVSLRQASDRATSLLTVLDELSNTTDFDAIDDHRHEFEASQLRLEKAKLEASNDRVKELKSKLAKINAEIEGLDTDRDAYFDERSRTQKQLDDGKSTLDSVDATLASAQSDGSLETVQQYFDGIASQMGDRTLTVENMGRLPTLISHELSLRVGQLEKDVQPIRDNLTKSMGRLLTKFPVFESELDPTPQSLTSFESLNERITQDDLPRHERRFRQRLKEKVLQEIGLLHGSLEDEREEIRSKIEILNEALRRLDWRPGTYMRLEPSDTSDAEIRDFRRDLAGCLEGTLDGTDNANEATFARIEKLVGRLRDDANLRWREKVIDVRNWFKFAAREYDAATGDPGSYYDGGTGQSGGEKGKLAFLVLVAAIAYQYDLRPDDPSGDRFHFVMVDEMFSRSDDTRAKYALNLFARFGLQLAIVAPLDAKAKVTESYVGMYGHIIKDPDTNRSELISLTAQQYRDVQAEENLGG, encoded by the coding sequence ATGAGTGAGTCGGTCTCTCGATCCCAAACGATGCCACTTTTTGCGGGGGAGCAAAAACCCGACGAAGACGCTCAACGCCAGCCGGGGTTTCGCTTATCCACCTTTGAGGTATTCAACTGGGGGACCTTTGACGGCAAGGTTCATTGTTTCCATCCTCGTGGCACGACCTCGCTGTTGGTCGGAGAAAACGGGGCGGGCAAGTCGACGCTGGTCGACGCGATGTTGACGTTGTTGGTTCGCCCCGGTATTCGCAACTATAACGTCGCGGCCGGAGCAACCAAGAAAGAGCGTGACGAGCGGACCTACATTCGCGGCGCGTATGATCGAACAGCCGGTCGTGATGAGAAACCCCAGATTCAGTACCTGCGAGAGGGCAGCGGATTTTACACAGCGCTGCTCGCGACGTTTTCCAGCGCAAACTCGGGGAAACAATTCACGCTGTGCCAAGTCATGTATTTGACGGCATCGGGTGACCGAAAAATCTTTTATGGGTTCGACACGCGTGCTCGCAGCATTGCAGAGGACCTGGGCGGGCTCAAATCAGGTGGCGACATCAAGTCCGCAATGGCGGAGCGAGGATTCCAGGTCACAGAGAGCTACAAGCAATACCACAATTGGTTTCAGCGTCAGGTCAAGTTTCGACCCAAGGCGATGGATATCTTTAATCAAACGGTTGCCGTCAAAGATGTTCAACGCTTGGACCAATTCATCCGCGACCACATGTTGGAGAAGAAGCCATGGAATGACAAGGTCTCCAGCTTGCTGCAGCACTTTGCCGAACTGAGCGAAGCCCATCGCGCGCTCATGCAGGTGCGACAACAGTCTGAACTACTGGTCCCCGTCATGAAATGGGGGAAACGCTATCGAAAGGCAAACGAGCAACTGCAGGAGGCACGTGACCAACATGACTCCGTCTCACTGTACTTTGATCAAGCCATTGCCGATCTGTTGCGTCCGCTATGCCAACAGTGGCAGTTGCGAATCGATCATCTGGACCAAGAAATCACCGTGCTTGACGCTTCTTTGAAGACCAAGCGAAGCGATGCGGCCAGGCTTGAGCACGAGATCGCCCACAGTGGCGGTGCCAGACTGCAGCGATTGCCCGATTTGATCGCTGCGGAGGAGCGTCAAGCCGAGTCAAAGCGAGACAAACGACTGCTTTTTGAAGCGAAGCTGAAGCAAGCCGGCATAGCGATTTCCATCAGCAGCTCTCAGCAACTGGAAAAGGCTCACGCAAGGATTTCAGAGACTCGAGAAGAGCTTCGACGTAAGCGAACGGAAGCCGTTGAGCGATTGGGAAAGAAAGAATACGAACTTGGCCGACTGAGAGAACGGCTTGACGAGGACAACGCCGAACTGGAATCACTCCGTCGTCGCAAGGGAAACCTGCCAGATGCCTTCATCGAAGTGCGTCGCGCTTTGTGCCAAGCCTTTAAACTGTCGCCCTCCGATCTGCCGTTCGCCGCCGAATTGATCGCCGTCGATCCTGAACATTCCCGCTGGGAAGCTTCGATCGAACAAGTCTTGCATTCGTATGCTCGTACCCTGTTGGTACCCGACGATCTGTATGCCAAGGTATCAGGTTACGTCGACGCAAAACGACTGACGGATTCACGCGGTCGTGGAGCACGACTGACTTATGATCGTGTCGCACCGACGTCAGAATCGACGGCCCGTTCGACGTCTGCCGTTTCAGCAGAATTGTCGTTGCCCGATATGCTCAGCTACCGCGACGATCACCCATTGGCTGCTTATCTTCGCGGCGAAATTCGGCATCGATTTGACCACTTGGCATGCGAGACGGTGAGCGATTTTCAAATGGCGTCCCGGCGCGCGATGACGCTTCATCGGCATGTCAAGCAAAATCATCGTCAACATGCCAAGGACGACCGCAATCAGGAAAACGATCGACGCAGCTTTGTCCTCGGTTGGGACAATCGTGCCAAACGCGAAGCCTTGGAGCAATCGATCCGAGATCAGCAAGCGGTCGTCGCGACGTGCCAATCAGAGATCGTGTCGCTTCGCCAAGCAAGTGATCGAGCCACTTCCCTACTGACGGTACTGGATGAACTATCCAATACGACGGACTTTGACGCGATCGACGACCATCGCCATGAATTCGAAGCGTCGCAGTTGCGATTGGAAAAGGCGAAACTGGAGGCATCCAATGATCGCGTCAAGGAATTGAAGTCGAAACTGGCAAAGATCAACGCGGAGATCGAGGGCTTAGATACCGATCGAGACGCCTACTTTGACGAGCGATCGCGGACGCAAAAACAGCTCGACGATGGAAAGAGCACGCTCGATAGCGTGGATGCGACACTGGCCTCTGCACAGAGCGACGGGTCACTGGAGACCGTTCAGCAGTATTTCGATGGCATTGCTTCGCAGATGGGCGATCGAACTTTGACCGTCGAAAACATGGGGCGGCTACCCACTCTGATTTCGCATGAGCTCTCGCTGCGGGTCGGCCAATTGGAAAAAGACGTCCAGCCGATTCGTGACAACTTGACCAAGTCGATGGGGCGATTGTTGACCAAGTTCCCCGTCTTCGAATCCGAACTGGATCCGACGCCGCAATCATTGACGAGTTTTGAGTCGCTCAATGAACGCATCACACAGGACGATCTGCCGCGTCACGAACGGCGATTTCGACAACGCCTCAAGGAAAAAGTGTTGCAGGAAATCGGGTTGCTGCACGGATCTCTGGAAGATGAACGCGAGGAGATCCGCAGCAAGATTGAGATTCTGAACGAAGCATTGAGGAGACTGGACTGGCGTCCGGGAACCTACATGCGTCTGGAACCCAGCGACACCAGTGATGCTGAGATTCGTGATTTTCGTCGCGACTTGGCCGGTTGCCTGGAGGGCACGCTGGATGGGACAGATAATGCAAATGAAGCCACATTTGCTCGAATCGAAAAGCTGGTCGGGCGTTTGAGAGACGACGCCAATTTGCGTTGGCGTGAAAAGGTCATTGACGTTCGCAATTGGTTCAAGTTTGCCGCTCGCGAATACGATGCCGCCACCGGCGATCCGGGCAGCTACTACGATGGCGGGACCGGACAATCCGGCGGCGAGAAAGGAAAACTCGCGTTCCTGGTGCTGGTTGCCGCGATCGCCTACCAGTACGACTTGCGTCCAGACGACCCCAGCGGCGATCGCTTTCATTTTGTCATGGTCGATGAAATGTTTTCGCGAAGCGACGACACCAGAGCCAAATATGCTCTGAATCTGTTCGCTCGCTTTGGATTGCAACTGGCCATCGTCGCTCCGCTGGACGCCAAAGCCAAGGTCACCGAAAGCTATGTCGGAATGTACGGACACATCATCAAAGACCCCGACACCAACCGCAGTGAACTGATCAGCTTGACCGCCCAGCAATACCGTGACGTCCAAGCAGAGGAAAACCTGGGCGGATGA